The Estrella lausannensis region ATTCTCATTTGATCTATAGGAGCTGACATAGGAACCTCTTGATAGAATCTGCTACTTTATTTTTTTTGCCAGAGCCTTCGCCTGCGGATACCAGCTCTTCCTGAGCATTTGGATTCTGCTCTTCAGAAGATCTTCTCCCTCTAATCTGTCGGCTACTTTTCGCGCTCCCTCGAGTGCGCGCCAGGCGTTCTTGACATCGCCCATAGTGTAAAAACACTCCGCCGCATGAAAATGAGGATAGGGATCATTCAACTCTTCGTCAAGATGGGCGGCGACGCTATAGGCTTCAGTCGCCTCTTTATACCTCTTGAGCATCTGCGCGGTCGCCCCAAGCCCCATCCAGATCTTCTTCTCGCCATTTCGTAAAGCGGCAAGTAAAACGAACAGGTCATAAGCTTCTTGGTAGCGGCCCGCCTCATAGTGGTGCCACGCGTAGGCATAGGCCCCTTCGCTGAACTCTTTGCTCGCGAGACGGATTGTTTCAAGCGACTCTTGATCGATTGCCTGCAACAGCTCTCTCTTGATCACGTCAACGCTTGCAAGACTACCAGCAGCGGCCGTCATCATTAGCCTCCCCTTATTGCCCGGGCTTTGTTCTTCTTGTCTTCATCAAGAACCTTATGGGCCATACGGGTCAGCTGATACATTTCATAGCGCTCGTTGGTGATGCGCGTCACTTCCTGCAGCATCATGTCGTTTTTGACATTTAAATTCTCAATTTGGAGACGGATGTTTTCAACAAGACGTTCCTTTTCCTTATCTGTGAACTCGCCGTCTGTCTTGGCGATTTTCACCCCCATTTCCTCAGCTTCCTTCAGAAGCTTTTCCACTTCGGAGCCTTTTTCGAC contains the following coding sequences:
- a CDS encoding SycD/LcrH family type III secretion system chaperone, with protein sequence MMTAAAGSLASVDVIKRELLQAIDQESLETIRLASKEFSEGAYAYAWHHYEAGRYQEAYDLFVLLAALRNGEKKIWMGLGATAQMLKRYKEATEAYSVAAHLDEELNDPYPHFHAAECFYTMGDVKNAWRALEGARKVADRLEGEDLLKSRIQMLRKSWYPQAKALAKKIK